The Pochonia chlamydosporia 170 chromosome 3, whole genome shotgun sequence genome contains the following window.
CTCTTGCTGTTGCGCTTGTTCATTCACGGGGTTATGTCCACGGGGGTACGTTGCAAGTATCCTTTGTTTTCTTGTTGACCAAACGGACATCAAAGCTCTGAGGATTAATGATGTACTGCTCAGATATCCATCTTCGTAATGTGCTTGTCAGAGCACCACAAAGCCTCAATAAGCTATCAATTCAACAGTTTCGCGACGAGTACGGCCAGCCAGATTTATACCCCGTTGAGCGAACAGACGGACACGCCCTTCCGCCTTGCGTCCCTTCAACAGCAGTAGTGCCACTCTACATGGGTAAAACAGCTGATGAATTTACACTGGCAGACGCACACCTTCTCCTCAGCGATTTTGGAGTGTCGTTctccccagccagccaagtccGTCTCGGACAAGATTGTCATACGCCTGTGGATTTTCGACCTCCAGAAGCTCGTTTTGAGCCAAACTCTCCTCTCTCTTTCTCCGTAGATGTCTGGAGTCTTTCAACTGCCATATGGGATATTCTAGGCATGCGGGCGCTTTTCAGCAGCGCCTTTTATTCTGAAAGGCAGGTCATGTGTCAGATTGTAGACACGTTAGGGCCTATGCCGGCTTCCTGGCTAGCAAACTGGGAAGATCGGACGGATTTCTTTGATGATCAAGGAGTTCCGGCAGCTGGGCGCTACGTCTGGCCGAAGCTAGCGCAAGCCTTTGAGGAGCGCGTGCAGAAGTTTCGAAGGGATGATGATATGGGTGTGTTTAGCCCGGAGGAAACAGAAGCGATTTTGGAAATGATGGCCCAGATGCTTAAATTTCGACCAGAAGAGCGACCGACCGTAGAGCAAGTCTTGGAATCTAGGTGGATGGTCTCGTGGGCGCTCCCTGACTACAGACGTGGCCAGGTGAAATCGTAAGGTCGCATGGCTTTGGGAGGTCTTGGGATCTATTCTCCTTACCATGTCATATGGCAGTTACTTTAAGACTCGGCCAACTTTCAGGAACACCGCCAAATGTcacttcttgtcctcccTTCCAGGGTAATtgtttctttccttttccttccgTGGTTTTGTCCGGCTGGGAAAATCTGTACGATTGAGGGCTTTGGATACCTCATTTGAACACCTATCCATGTGCGTCA
Protein-coding sequences here:
- a CDS encoding kinase domain-containing protein (similar to Blastomyces dermatitidis SLH14081 XP_002623944.1); the encoded protein is MFSAKCRISVQSHTRAFSSVVQSLRSPALYEPAFKLCTNTLRPPFSAHFSSVKIQLPEYKWIDGAENLEKYTKGGYHPVQIGDILHHRYEVVDKLGFGGWSTVWLSHDLLEKEYVAVKIGIADSLPHEVTTLRALATPTAVQACEPIPLVLDEFRIQGPNGSHPCCTTPVALCNLRECSFSRLFRLDVARTLAYELTLAVALVHSRGYVHGDIHLRNVLVRAPQSLNKLSIQQFRDEYGQPDLYPVERTDGHALPPCVPSTAVVPLYMGKTADEFTLADAHLLLSDFGVSFSPASQVRLGQDCHTPVDFRPPEARFEPNSPLSFSVDVWSLSTAIWDILGMRALFSSAFYSERQVMCQIVDTLGPMPASWLANWEDRTDFFDDQGVPAAGRYVWPKLAQAFEERVQKFRRDDDMGVFSPEETEAILEMMAQMLKFRPEERPTVEQVLESRWMVSWALPDYRRGQVKS